A segment of the Salminus brasiliensis chromosome 1, fSalBra1.hap2, whole genome shotgun sequence genome:
CACTTTTACTAAAATTTCACCTCAAATATTACTGAGTAAAAACTTAATCAACATTAAACATTTGCCATGCTCGGATGTGTATCTGTTACCACATTACTAGTTACATAAATGATTGTACGACAGTAAGATTGAAGTATGAATTTTTATAacttatttataaaaatatagaataagAACAGAACAAGAAACGAAAACAGGCTCATTTAGCACCATCAACTATGTTAAAATGTGTCTGCTGTTGCTATTGGTAACAGTCTCTGATCTAACACACTTATTAACTGACTGTGCTATTGGCTAGCTATTTAGCACAGTCTTCCTTACTCCTTCAGAAGGCTGAAGAGTTTGTTTATTCAGTGAAATCTGAAACGGCAGCCGTAGAGAAGTTTATTAGCAGGCAAACTCTGAGGTTGCTTTGTAGGAGAATAAGGTGTTGTTAAAAATGTGCATGGAATGGAGAGCCATGTGCATAATAACTAGCATACattagtttagttagttagAAAAATTAATTAATGGAATATATTTTTAGTAAAGGAGCAGATTGCTGTTTAAAACATAATGACTGTgagaatattatatattatatataaattattaaataaagaaaaaatattgAAGCTGAAGTTTTGCAGTTTAAAATGTACGTTTAGGGAATATTGTAGTGGAACCTATTAGTTATTGCTAttaaactatataaataaaatagtccAGGGAGCTTTTGGGGAATTTTTGCAAAACTGTAGTAGAGTTCACCCACAGAGCATTAATTATGAAATTCACAATGTTTTAGTCTTTCAGTGATAGGTGTTCCTTTTACTCAttttcaagtgtgtgtgtgtgtgtgtgtgtgtgtgtgtgtatgagtgttttCTCCTCCCCTTTGCTAAGGGTGGGAGGTTCAGCCCATGCTCACATTCAGCAGCCTCACCCAGGAGAGGAGCAACCAGTCTCTTCCAGTATCTCATAGTGCAGCACAGGAAAGAGATATATCTATAtctcatttgtttatttctttctgAAATAAACTCCTTGCTTATAGCATCTTAATACCAGTTAAGCAACAGAATGGAACTTTTAGATCCAGAAGAAGCCTTGTCTCATAGCCCCAGCCTGGCCCAGGCTCCTGAGGAGTAAGGCAGACACTGGCGGAGCTAAGGCACTGTGGATGGCCTGCTGCCAGTGCTTGGGGGTGGGGGAGGACACCGGGCGCTTCGTGCTCCTAGCCCTGGCTATCCTGCTGTACCTGCTGGGCGGTGCAGGGGTGTTTTCGGCTCTCGAGGCACCGCTAGAGCTGCAGGTGAGAGAACACTGGTCAGCACGCCTGCACAGCTTCAGTCACAGTTTCAACATCAGCCAGCAGGACCTCAGCAGCTTTCTCAGGAGCTACGAGGAGGCCAAGCTGGCTGGCATCAGGGTGGACTCCAGCAGGGCACGCTGGGACTTCACCGGGGCATTCTACTTCGTTGGAACTGTGGTGTCCACCattggtgagagagagaaagagagagagaaaagtggaTGAAATGATGGGCTAAAGCAGCTGTGTGCTACATTAACACAATTCTTACCAAACTAAGGAAACTGATTAACCGGGATTGTGTTGCTGTAGCATGGTGTATGCATGTGCAACAAATTACAAAAGCTGAAGACTACAGCACTATTCATTTTTAGTGAATGCCCAACACATGTTGTGGTTCAGGAGAAAAAAACTGCAACATAAGAATAGAGTACAAATATAAATACTTTAGGttctgatttattattatatttcatataaaaatttaagtaagtaaaaaaatattttcaatatATCCTACATTCTGATTTTGGAATTGTTGTAAGAACATGATCAGATTTCATGACATTTTTGTCATctaagataagagataagatagtcctttattagtcctgcagtggggaaattcccaaacATCTCAAACATTATTTCTAAACTAGACAGCGAGTGATAAGATGAGCGAGAGATGCTGCAGCattctctactcttctcctctcctcttcttctcttctcatctcctttcctcttcttctcctctcctgtcctgtcctctcctcttttcttctcttcacttctcatctcctctcctctctactCATCTCcacttcttctcttctctcctctcttctttttctcttctctcctgccctctcctctcctcttttcctcttctccCCTCTCCAAATGTATTCTCCTCTCCTGTTTTcacctcctcttcttctctgttgtcatttcttctcttctcgcatcttcttcttctctcctcttctctcctcctctctacaATTTTggtctcttctccttttctcttctcacCTTTCCTCTTTCCCCTCCTCCCCTCTTCTTTCCCCTACTCACAGATCACTCTGCATCTAGTCTCTTGGAGTTAAGTCCATTAGTAGATTGGCGCAGGCAGATGAAACAGTGTAGAGGACACTTAGCGGATATTGGTTTTTGCCTCTCTGCTACAGAAAGGCAACATTCAGTAGAAAGTGGGGGTCAGAGGTCAATCTCCTTGAGTCTTAAATAAATCTACTGTGAACAATGAAAAATGGCATGGTTTAAATGTAGTGAGCATGTCTTTTGTGGGAATTGTTACAAAAAATTCTGAATAGAAAGTGAACGGCAGATCCCGTTTTCCCGAGTGGGACAGAAAGGAGAATAGCAGAATAGCAGCAACCAAGCACAGCCATTGTTGCCAAATGCCAAACCATTTCTGGCAGAGGGGGAGAAGACTGTagagagttggggggggggtgctgctCATTAAAGAACAAAACTTTAAAGAACAAACTGCCTTGAGAACCAGACTAGAAGACATCTTGACCAACACAAGATACCAGCTAACATAAACACGCCACAAACACCTAGGGATTCAATTCACGGTAGTAACTGGCTGAAGCGtggctccttaaatgctcccagtcccaggtgcaacccATGAAcacagaatcaacacaaatgaggtggaagtccttatatgggtCTGTGGGTGGCGACcctgggggagggcgcgataactaataaacataaaatcagtggtcagtgagtgtgtttactgtaaaactctatataaaattagaataaaccctaataaacataaagtcagtggtcagtgagtgtgtttactgtaaaactctatataacattagaataaactctaataaacataaagtcagtggtcagtgagtgtgtttactgtaaaactctatataacattagaataaaccaatataaacataaagtcagtggtcagtgagtgtgtttactgtaaaactctatataacattagaataaaccctaataaacataaagtcagtggtcagtgagtgagtttacctgtaaaactatataaaactatgatatgttggttagaagaaTACAGGTAGAATACCAAGATTttggctgtatgtgtgtattatgtTTTCTTATTGGgatatttaaatgaatgtagCGTGACCTTTCTGATGTGCCGTACAGTCCACATTGTTTGAAATCACCAGTCACAAGGATATCTTTAAACAACAATGCTGGTATTGGTGTTTTTCAGGTTTCGGGATGACCACTCCTGCCACCACAGCGGGGAAGTTGTTCCTGATTTTCTACGGTCTTATCGGATGTGCAGCTACCATCCTGTTCTTCAACCTCTTTCTGGAGCGTGTGATCACTGTCATTGCTTTTGTGTTAAAGTTCTGCTATGAGCATAGGCACAAACGTAAAGTCGCTTTGTCTGAGAATGGCCATGGGCAACCTGCACATGACAACCATGGTGCAAGGAGGAGGGACAGTTTGGCCGGCTGGAAGCCATCAGTTTATTGTGTGATGGCAATTCTAGGAGCAGCAGCTATATTGGTTTCCTGCTGTGCTTCTGCCATGTACTCGGCGGCTGAGGGCTGGGACTACCTGGACTCACTCTATTTCTGTTTTGTGGCCTTCAGCACCATTGGGTTTGGAGATATGGTGAGCAGCCAGAGGGATTTTTATGAAGGTCAGGTGGCCTACAGGCTGGGCAACTTCCTCTTCATTCTTACCGGTGTCTGCTGCATCTACTCGCTCTTTAATGTCATCTCCATTGTCATTAAGCAGGTTCTGAACTGGCTCTTGAGGCGTCTGGAGGCACCGTGCCTTTGTCCAGGCCGAGGGAGCCGCAGGAATGTAGTAGTGCCTGGGCATCTGAGAGCCAGACGCGGCCCATCCATTGAAACTGATGCAGTCAATGACAGTGAAGGAGACGGACGCCGGATGTCTGGGGAGATGATCTCAATGAGAGATTTCTTGGCTGCTAACAAGGTCAATCTAGCCATCATGCAGAAGCAGCTCTCCGAAATGGCCAACGGACATCATCCACGGCCATCGGCATCCAGTTCACGCCACAACGGCTTCTCTGGAGGAGTCGGAGCACTGGGAATCATGAACAACCGCTTAGCTGAGACCAGTGTGGACTGAAACAGTCCACCACAGTTCGGGGATCTCCTAGTTTGACAAAACAGCCTTCTGGATAGTATCAAAAAGTCTGATGGGTTTTGTTGCTCAACATGACTAAACAATAGAAACATGTAGAACAGCCAATCACACACCACTGTTTTTGCATCACATGTAGAGACTGAGCTGTCAACAATTACAGACCCACAACTTCATATCATTCTAATTGTTGTCGAACTGCTTCTGGTGAGTAACTAGTATGTACAGTCATAAAAGCTTCTTCCCTTTGATAAAAGCTGATTCAAAGATAGCCAATCAGAGTCAACCTGGAACCTTTTTAGTCATAAGATTATCATGCTGTTACAAAAAGACTTTTTTTAGTTTGCAAATGAGCAGCTACAAATTTACAAACTTACCTAAAACTGGCCACAGacttttagatttagatttaacGACCCAAGTTATCTGTGCTATGCACGACAGAACTAAATGCCTCCTCTAACCTccagaaaaacagtgaaaaactCCTTTTCCATAGGATATAACTACATGAATAGGATCTAAATATTTTCCCACATGTAGATTTTCGCTGGGATGACATAACGTGAGGTTAGTTTTACAGCTCatttttcagaaaataaaaggCGCAGTCTGTAATGCCTGACATCCAGAATGACTGACATGGCCTCTTCAGGACTAAAACCACtgagaaacactgaataataattacattaccgcACCTcctcatgtaaaactaatcctgtcGGAACATGGCTAAAGATTTCCTCATTTGACCATGATACCAACTACAAAAAGATGACCAGTCTTCCCTGGTCTATGGGGATAGACCATAGGAAAATAAACAGTACTTCAGACTGATGTCTTCCAAAATGTACACATTttttcatgaacatgaacagtGCTATCTCTATTGGCAcaagctaagctaacactgctgcTCATTGAACTAACTGCCTGAGAATAAGTCAACTACTGAACGCTACACAACATGTATTTTTACCCCAGGAAGAGAAAGTGGAGATAGCTTAGCTGGAGTTCCTAATACGGACACGAGGCTGACAACAGAATGATGATCTATCAGCTTATAGAGTAGTTCATAGATAATGATATTTTTGTGGCCATTGTGTCTTGCGTACATCAGACATTCCTGTTCTAACACATCTACTAAACGTGGTTAACTAATTACCTGTCGAGCTGACTgaggtgtgtttgagtgtgaaaaTCACTGAACTCTGCTTGCACTTAGATTCCTAAACTTTATATAAACTTTTCTGCTCTGTCTTAGAAGACACAGTTGTCGCCGGCGATAACAATCATGTGCTGCGATTTTATATGCATTTTCTTCAACTGGTAGTTAAACTGCGACAGGTGAAGAACCTGTGTGGAACGCATAGATTGTAAACTTTGACTTCCAAATTAGTGTGTGTAAGTAGAGAGAAGAGATTTGCTGATAGTCTGAATTTGATGGAAGGTTCGTGTTGTCTCGTTTTTGTCCTTTTAAcactaaaaaaagagagaaatgcaCACTCAATCCATGTTGATGTAAATGTTCATTGGATGTAACTGCAATTCATTACATAACCAACTGTGTAACTAattgtgtgtgttgtagttacagtttggTATACAGTACTGACAGTAAGGAATCTACACTTCTGATGTAATCTAATTCAGATGTTTAGGTTATTCTTAGTACCAGTGTGTAACTATTTCTAGATGTGCCTTTGTATTTATGTAGCAAATTAAAGCTATGAAACACTTTCAGGTGTGCCTCTTGTTTCTTTCAATagccttttttttattctaaatgTGAGTATGAAATATTTCTGTTCTCATCCCGATATGAAGCCATAAAGGAGGACACAGTagataataaactaaataaataaatatatgatgaCCAACTGTGGATCTGCTTTTTGGATAGTGATAACAGTCTGGTGTCATATAAATATTATCTGTACATTACAGAAATATTCTCATCTAAAtatcttatttacatttatggcatttagcagacgctcttatccagagtgacttacaaggttactggtattacagtgGTGggtcaatgcagtgttaggagtcttgcccaaggactcttattggtgtagtgcagcatagtcacccacaccaggaattgaaccccagtctcccacatgctgtggtagctcactggccaatagtggtgttatctgttgcgccacactaaCCATAACTCTTAAAACATCTTATAATTCATGAAACGTCTAGATACGGCTATTCAGACTAACTGTTAGACCAAACTCTAAATCtacacttattattcagttattagtcTTAAGACTAGTTATTCagaaactactataaattagGACTGTTATGATAAGTCTTTCATTTTATGGCCATTATTGaaaattattactaaataaattATTCATCAATTTACAATTGACAATTGAATAGTTTTATTGTCCTGAATAGTAAACAGTTAATTCTGGCCAACaacaaacaatatataaatgtacaaaatcaatcaaataaaacaatgataaaaaaaagagtatataatttacatatatagtAGGCTGTATTAAACAAGTGCAACAAAAAGTGAGTGTGTAATAAATGTTGTGGTTGATTATAGGTGCAGAGAAACCTTTGAATGTTCTAGTGCACAAATCTGCAGTGCGGCAGCATCACATGCATAGTGTGCAAACTGCCATCTAGAGTTGTGTCAGTGGTGGATTTTTCGCAAGTCTGTGttgttttattaaatgaaattgaCATGTTGTTTATTTCCCTTCAGTCTTTTTAAGGAAAACATAACTGTACAATAAACcaacaattaaaaacatttgttgcattttcatatttatcagatgctttttttttttttttttactttttttgaacagtcaaaacagccattactCTTACTAGGCCTTTTATCCAGGGTCGTTTACACTGGCAGGTGAATGTAACACTGGTTTTATTGGCATACTAGGCG
Coding sequences within it:
- the kcnk13b gene encoding potassium channel subfamily K member 13b; protein product: MACCQCLGVGEDTGRFVLLALAILLYLLGGAGVFSALEAPLELQVREHWSARLHSFSHSFNISQQDLSSFLRSYEEAKLAGIRVDSSRARWDFTGAFYFVGTVVSTIGFGMTTPATTAGKLFLIFYGLIGCAATILFFNLFLERVITVIAFVLKFCYEHRHKRKVALSENGHGQPAHDNHGARRRDSLAGWKPSVYCVMAILGAAAILVSCCASAMYSAAEGWDYLDSLYFCFVAFSTIGFGDMVSSQRDFYEGQVAYRLGNFLFILTGVCCIYSLFNVISIVIKQVLNWLLRRLEAPCLCPGRGSRRNVVVPGHLRARRGPSIETDAVNDSEGDGRRMSGEMISMRDFLAANKVNLAIMQKQLSEMANGHHPRPSASSSRHNGFSGGVGALGIMNNRLAETSVD